A single region of the Oleispira antarctica RB-8 genome encodes:
- a CDS encoding similar to integron gene cassette protein translates to MNIGSLIEANQWIWNLAMTIFWVGAIIISIYIKKVNNLTYPETFLAAAGLKKFKRNWKINIGQFLVMVVPMGLMAYVISSGGSI, encoded by the coding sequence ATGAATATCGGTAGTTTGATTGAAGCCAATCAATGGATATGGAATCTTGCAATGACTATTTTTTGGGTTGGAGCAATAATTATTTCTATCTATATTAAGAAAGTAAATAATCTCACGTATCCAGAAACTTTTTTGGCTGCTGCAGGGTTAAAAAAATTCAAGAGGAATTGGAAAATTAACATAGGTCAGTTTCTTGTGATGGTTGTTCCGATGGGGTTGATGGCTTATGTTATCTCTAGTGGTGGAAGCATTTAA